A segment of the Microbacterium luteolum genome:
TGGTGTCGGAGCGCAGACTGCTCGACATGGCGGAGCACACACCCGACGGACATCACATCATCGTCGACGGCGGTCGCTGGCGCACGACCGATCCGTCCATCCCCGACACCTTCCGCCAAGAGCTCGTCGACGAGCTGATGGCGGCCCGCCGCGCGGTGAAGGCCGACGAGCCGGACGCACGACGGCGGGTGCACGATGCGAAGACAGCCCTCGGCGAGCGCGGCGAACCCTGGTGGGAAGAACCGACGGATGCCGCGTTCGCGGGGCGTGCCGCGGCCGCCATGCGCGCCCTCGTCCGCAAGCGCAGCGCATCGTCGATCTGTCCGAGCGACGTGGCGCGCGCGATCGGCGGCGCATCCTGGCGCGCACGCATGGACGATGTCCGACGGGTGGCCGCCGAGCTCGCCGGCCGCGACGAGATCGTCGTGACGCAGAAGGGCGAGGCTGTGCGGATCGAGGAGGCCCGCGGTCCGGTGCGGATCATCCGCGGCCCTGCGCTCTGAAGCGAGTTGTTAACAGAGTTGTTAACACCTGTGGATGGAAGAAGTGTGGAGCCTAGGAGATTCGAACTCCTGACATCCTGCTTGCAAAGCAGGCGCTCTACCAACTGAGCTAAGGCCCCGTGAGGGTGTTTCTTGAATTGAAAGGGTGGGGCTACCAGGACTTGAACCTGGGACCTCTTCATTATCAGTGAAGCGCTCTAACCGCCTGAGCTATAGCCCCGTCAACCTCCAAGACTTTACCGGAGAAAGACGGAAAATCCGAATCGAGCGCGGGGCCGCCCTGGGGAGGCCCCTCGATCGAGCTAGATCAGTTCCCGGGGCGGATGGTCACGCTCCCGGCCGACAGGGTGACATCGATCATCCGGCGGTCGCTGCCGGACTGGTCCACCTTCACGTCGAGGGAACCGGCGCTGACGTCCTGGGTGATGGCGTAGCCGACATCGGGCACCGTCAGATCCAGCGACCCTGCGCTCACGTCGACGGTCGTCTGCGAGGGCGGGGTGCCGGTGAGCTCGACATCGAGCGATCCTGCCGAGACGCCGAGAACGGCCTGCTGCACACCGTCGAGCGTGACGTCCGCTCGGCCGGCGCTCATGTCGACGTCGATGCCCGTGGCCTCGCCCTCGACATCGATCGAGCCCGCGTTCACGTCGATTCCCAGGTCTCCGAATGCTCCCTTGACGTCGAGGCTGCCGGAGTTCACCGTGAAGTCGCCGTCCAGCTGCTCACCGCGGAGCGCCTCCGGAAGGGTCAGCACGGCGATCTCCTCGTCGCCGAACCAAGTGCCGAACCACCATCCCCACCGGGACTCCGGACTGCGCACGACGAGCTCATCACCCTCTCGCTCGAAGGTCCACGCCGGCCCACGCCCGTTCGTGATCGAC
Coding sequences within it:
- a CDS encoding DUF3253 domain-containing protein; translation: MAEHTPDGHHIIVDGGRWRTTDPSIPDTFRQELVDELMAARRAVKADEPDARRRVHDAKTALGERGEPWWEEPTDAAFAGRAAAAMRALVRKRSASSICPSDVARAIGGASWRARMDDVRRVAAELAGRDEIVVTQKGEAVRIEEARGPVRIIRGPAL
- a CDS encoding DUF4097 family beta strand repeat-containing protein, with amino-acid sequence MTNEENDLTGGHTPLTPPEASAPQAPAPIEVPSATPESGRSPGSTAILTVTAVVGGFALLGAGGTAAFAATGDLSNASRPDSVQTVDVEGIDSVDLDVNASSTRIEFGDVDEAELSITNGRGPAWTFEREGDELVVRSPESRWGWWFGTWFGDEEIAVLTLPEALRGEQLDGDFTVNSGSLDVKGAFGDLGIDVNAGSIDVEGEATGIDVDMSAGRADVTLDGVQQAVLGVSAGSLDVELTGTPPSQTTVDVSAGSLDLTVPDVGYAITQDVSAGSLDVKVDQSGSDRRMIDVTLSAGSVTIRPGN